TCTACAACATCACCAGCAATATATGTGAAAAGTTTGATTATGGAGGCTGTGATGGGAACAGAAACCGGTTCTTGACCCTGACACAGTGCCTCAGTACATGCAGTGAGTGACATTGGTGCCCTTTAGCAGTACCAGTACTGAGTAGTATGAGGAATCAAAGACCTTagtttattttcagtttttgtcAACTTGTAAAAGGACATGTTTGTTTGTTAATCAGAATGGTAACAATTTAGTTTGTGATAAATGGTTAACACAGATTGTTATATGATTTCTCCTTTTGCAGGTTCAAAGGATGTACAAGCTGGGCCTTGTGAGGTAAAGTAACTTTGTGTTGTCTTAACAGCTACCTgaaatttatatcataaattattaaagaGTTAGGAAATACATTGAAATGTTACCTTGAAAGAAAAAGCTATTTATCAGTgcattttcttgatatcagtTAAGCCCTACTAATATGATATTCAATCAATTTAGATAAAATAGTGGGTTCTCCACATAAAATGCATATACTTTTGAACTATTTTACACATTACTAATTATtgacaatattttgtttcagaAAATACGATGTGCAGCTGACACCATTTGTTTGCCTGTCAGTGGTACCGAAGCCAAGTGCATATGTAAGTACAATTTCAACAGATTTCTCtgcacaatacatgtacttgttgtCTGTGATATCATATATTTGAGCCGTGTTGTTTTGAAAACTCTTCCTagcaaaaaattttgttttcttactTACGAACTGTACAATATGAAACTTTATGTACAGTTATACTTAGGATCAAGGTTAAAGGTTATTTGAATGGATTGGCTACTGTTAATAATGATCATGCTCTGCATATATACTGCTACATCTCATTTAAGTATCTGTGATGAAgcaccatgtacatgtatgattaaaaaGTATAGATACCTAATTTAAACGAAATCAAATGTGACTTGACTGATGTCTGTTTCCAGCTGACAAAGTTCCCCCAGTCGTGGATGGGAACTTTGTCCCAGACTGTCTGGAGAATGGAGACTTTGCTGAGATGCAGTGCTTGGGTTCTCTGTGCTGGTGTGTGGATGTTCATGGGGACATGAAACCCAACACCATGAGAGTGGGGAAGCCACCTTGCTACAAATCGGGTAAGTTTACATGTGGAATGTTGTATACAAATTATAACTTTTGAAAAGTCTTTACATGATAAACTTGTCatataataaatggatattttttcAACAGCTGATAAGgcctttgttttatttacagtttcaGGGGTCACTGGTGCTGATGAAATTTCCAAAGTACCAGGTACGTGTAAAAGAATGTATTCAAATTCAAGCACCAAAAAATTCTATCTAAATAAGAAAAAACCTTCTGTTTATGATCCAAACTATTTCTATGTTTCCGGATTTTAATACTTTACAGTGTGTGCTGATGGCAGTGCTCCAATGCTGTGTGATAAGAATGAGTGCAGGACAGCTAAGTGTGAGGGTCGGAAGGACGCCACCTGTGTGGTGGACCCCTGTAACAAATGTCAGGTCTCCTTCAGGGACTCCAACAACAAACCAGTCACCTGTGAAGGTAAGTAACAAAAAGTCGGTGGAGTGACTAAATGGTAGCTAAAAGGAGCAATAATTTTGGCATGTCAGTTCATGTTTGTTAACCCTTaagataattatgtttttgTCGAACTGCCTGCAACTTTAACTTTACAAGATAGAGATGAATCTGAAAGGTCAATGTCAGTGTAGGGTCATGGCTATTACAAGGTCATATTTGCTTCCTTAAGACTTTGTCATTGCATCTTATAAAACTAACATTTTCTCAActtaattatttgttatttttattaaatttttcatgaaGAACAAATAGGTACTACTCTAATTTATTAGAAAATGTAACTTGATAATTTGTCACTTTGAATATGACAGGCATCTTATCCATCTattatgtttatacatgtactaattgtACTAAATTCTGCAAAAAGCTGTCTACgcaatttttcattgaaatactCATTTCTGTTGTTTTTTCAACCTTATAGTCGACAAATGTTCTCTGAAGATTCCTATTTCTGCATCTCGGAATAAGCAAGGCTGTGGAAATTTGGTTCAGCGCTGGGTGCATGATGCAAACACTGGAAAATGTGAACACTTTCTGTTCTCTCCTTGTGATGGAGAAGATGTGTATTATACGAGTCAGTGGGAGTGTAGATCCAAATGTATAGGTAAGTTGGGCACTTCACTCATTTATAATTACTGGTAAGACCTACTTTAGCTTAATttcataatgtacaaaagttttgactttttaatttgtatttccaCTAAAATGTTAAGGAGAGACTtgggaatcatttaaattcatgggtGCAAATTTCATGGATTGTGAAATGTTAGGTTATTGGTGGTGTCcaggatgtaaatttgtgtgGGAAGGCTACCCTCGAagtgagccaccacgaattatAGCTCCACAATTTgcaaacaacttttttttttctcagcatattatttgttgcatttttctttttcccCTGAGAATGACAGTACTTTCCTGTTATTGTCCACTCAAAACTGAAACAATTTTCTACTATATGTGTAATGTTTATCTTAgatttgttgttattttaagGTACCATCTGTGATGGTAAAGGTCCCAAGAGTTGCAGCACTAGTTGTACTGATCAGGTGTGTCGTCGATTTCCGGCCGCTCAGTGTCAGGTACACCCCTGTACCTGTGATGTGGTCTTCTATGACCTGGTCTCCAATGTACCTGTAGACTGTGATTCAGGTATTAAGTAGtcctttcaaaaaaataaaaacgttaataattttatcattttgtaaatgtacaatgaaatcaaattaactAAGTAGGGAATAAAATCGTAGAATTTGCCTAAaatgatatttcttttgttactTATGACCCACAGTCACTCCACTATGCCAGCTGAGACGATCACAGGAAAAACGGAAAGCTCTGATGCAGGAGATGGACAGCTCTAAGGTGTCAGAGTCGGTGCCCATCTCTGTGTGTGATGCCAAGGGGGAGTTTACTCCACAACAGTGTGACACAAAAGCAAAGAAATGCTGGTGTGTGGATGGCCTGGGGAACCAGCTTCAGGGATCAGAAAGAATTGGAACCAGTCCAGGACAGGACATTGGTTGCAGTAAGTTATGTTCTTGTGTAATTTATTTGTGGATAGAATTTTTGACTGTCAGAATAAAACGATAAGTTTGATTTTATTGGTTCTACATTTGTGagctttctttattttacagagCAGAATAAAACCACTTCAGCAGTGGTATCTTTGTTATTCAACTTGGATTATAATGTGTATGTCCAAGGCAAAGAAGACAAGCTAAAACAGTAAGGCTTTATCCCTATGTCCGCTAAAAGCATTCTACGAATGGAATTTACAATTTGACTTCTGTATTACAATTTGGTTAATTCTGTATTCAGTActattttcatggatttcatgaaaacaaatgtttatagaGTTAAATGTGACATAATGAAAACTAGTGACAAGCCAAGTGTCCTTAAATTTTAATATGCATCATCTAAAACGTAacttacatgtaacttaatccatgaaaatcaatgcaaaaaaatgataaatcacaGTTTAAAATGAACTACTTGTAGTTGCTTAATGTTTATGTGGTTTTTACAGTATGGTTATTTGGTCATTTTAGGGTTGTGATGgcaaaattaaaggaaatatcTCCGAAGATGGTTCAATATGTCAAGTCAGTGAAggtaaaaatttgttgattCATGTATTAAAGTTGTAATATACATGGAGAGAATAACAGAGCAGTCATGACTTACAGAGAAAATCACATCATGAACCTTGTACAGTAACTGTAAATGCTAATAGCTTTTAAATGAGGTAAAGTCTTGGAACAATATAAGACATTTAATTGATCTTTGTTTAATGAACCTGATACTTTCTGTGTAGATAAGGAAGGGCAGTGTGTATGTTGATGTTGAGTTCGGACAAACTATGGCTTCTACAGAACCAGTGGACATTGGGAGCCTGGTGAATGTCCTGGAGAACgaggtaaacacaatgaaatcAGAGGCTGAATATATTGTTAGACTTGACTATTTTAAGTAAACTTCAATGAATTCATCTTGAATACTGTTGACGCACTTCTGAAtataaagtgttttaaatttCCCATATTGTAGGTATACAGCGGACTGGACATGAGATTTGAGGGCCAGACTATAACAGCGGAGCCCTCTGTGTCTTCCTCTTTTACCTTCCAAGCTCAGACGGCAGGAGATGTGTCCAAATCTCCAGCAGACGGGAGCAATGACAGCCAGACAACAAccattgttgttgttgttatctGCGCTGTTGTTTTAATCGCCATACTGGTGTTCTTTGTTGTATGTATTACTTTGAAACGTTGCatgctaaaaatattttattgtttttaatttaattttcatttttttttttttttttagaatatttttaattacttcGAAAATTTTCCTATTTTAGATTCGTAAAAGGAGAAGTCAAGAAAAGGCATTTTCAAACCTTAATACAAGTGTAAGTTGTTCAGCTTTCATTGCAACATTTTACAAGATTTGTGttgcttttgttttatttcattgtatataaatacaCGGCAAAGCTAAATtataacttattttatttttaccgaCCGCATATTTAAATCCTTTGTTGAGATTGTGACATATGTTGTTTTTATAGTAAATGGTGTAATATTATACTTTGATGTTCCAGAATTCAGTCATGAAATCATTTTAACCAATCATATCgctatataaaattaaatctgGATGTTGCAGGATCCTGAAGGAAGTCCCATAAAACAGAATTCAGTGTATTACCAAAACAAGGCTTGTGACAGAAAATAATCCCTAAAGGGGAGCAACTCTTCAGAAATCCAGGAAATTCTCGGAAATCCATCATTGTTTGAGACCACCTTGGAAGTCATCATTTTGCTCATAATGTGCtatgtatatttttcacatGATTGTAAATGAAGTTTATTATATTGGATTTTTCATGATGAGAAGTAAGATTCTGAAATAGAGAATTTAACTAAGggaaaaacacaaaatttataaatgataatttttatttattaaatgaaaattaccatatatatacaatgtaacttAGGTAACATATGActcaatatatgaaataaatagataacataaaatgcattattatatcaagaaacaaataaaagagGTGCAAGTAAATAcacttttaaagataaataatatgTTGATGTCAAAATTATTATGTGTTGAatttatgaatatgaaataGTTCTCTTCTAAAGAGCATTCAATGGCTTAAATATCAGTTTGTATCAACAGCCTGCCATGATTTAATTGGAATTTGAAATGTCAGCATCTGTAATGCGTAATAAGAAGTAGGCTTGAAGCTTATACTGAAGTGCATCTACTTATTTATAATTAGAGCTACCAAGTTTTAGCTCTGACAGTTTTCaaacaatgaacaaatttaCATTTCAACAAGAAACAATAGCTACTTTGATTCTGTGTTGTTTTGTCTTATTACAGGCAAATTtcattctttgacaaaatattcattgattCAAGTATattacagtatatacatgtaaacttaaaagatatttcatgacatttttgacaattttagtatCAAAATATACACAAGTTGTTTGTATAATTAAGCTTTACACTACttataacaatttataaattCTTGTGCTAGACATGTACTTTGTAGCTTTTGTACTTTTCTATCTCTTTGTGGTGTTTAAATCGTTTACATTCCCTACCAAATTGTTAGATTTTGTGTTGTAAATATGGACATCTCAGATGTATACCTCACTGTGTATGTTGTGCTATATAATGTAACATTTACATGTGGTTGCTGGTTCATCCTAGTGCATTAACTCATACATaaaacacacatacatacatacgcTATTGATGGCATGGGTAAGAAATCATTTCTAAAATTTGTTGaactttatttaatgaatttgtgatgtttcaaaacaaatcaTGTAATAAATTTGTGTATCAAACTTGTTTAGTTATAGTTGTCTATGTATTTGAtacgtaaaatttttaaaaatcaaaataggcAAATCATGCATCCAATTTTGATCTTAAGATATGCCAATATGAGGGATTGCAtggaatgaaattaaatttcatttcttggTTTTGATATTGTTACGTTTTGAATTAAgagatataaattatataattgaCCATCATAGACTAGAACATATTTATGGAACTCCTCTGTTTCATTCATCTTCCATTTCTGTATCTTGGCCTTCTTGAGTTTCTACCTCTAGAACCGCAGTCACCTGTTTAATAGAAATTTTGAATGGTACTTGTTGGTAGTGTAAGTGCTtgaaacaggtacatgtaatatgcttTTATAATAAAAGGGGGTTGGAATTGAATAATTTCTACTTAGCTAATTAGGAAACGATTTTTTGACTTTCTCAATGTCAAAGAAAAGAGGATCAAATTGACCTGGAATCTTGGCTCTTACATAACCCACTGGACTATTAATTAGTCTGCCAGGCATGTTCATGAACCATGGCTTCCTTTCTCTTGGAATTGGATAAAAGGTTTGAGTGGCGAAGGGCACTTACATGGGGATGTGTGGTGATAGGGACCGAATGTGTATTCTGTTAATTGTACTCACATGACCCAATTTTCTCTTCTAAATGGGAAATCTGATCACTGAGGGAGGAAATTATGTCAAATTCGTATGGGTCTTCAGTTGTGGTAGTGGGTGGCGGTGTTGTGTAGGATTTCAGTTCCTCCACTTGCACCATGGCATCATTGTAGTACCTCTCTAACACTGAGAAATTACCCCGCATCTCCTCCTGCAAGAGTGTGCACAGTTGTGAAATACCCTTAAAATATACCTGTAGAAACCACTGTTATATcaagtaaattaattaaaagggTGATTATAATTACAGGTACTTACTTTTTCTTTCTCTACCATGTTTATTCGACCTTGCAAAGTGTTGACTTGGTTCATCATCGTTTCCAACTGAGGCAAACACAATGGGCAAACTAACAAAGACATAAGTATAGTATAGATAAGTAAAATGCAAGACGCAGTACATAATGAGGCATGGGTAATGTAAGGATGAAAGGTTACTTCATAAGTATATTTTTCCAGGTTATTAACTTACATTCGCATTTATAGCTATCAACTGATTTGAACCCATGGAAACATCCACATTCAAATCCACCGATCGTGTTTTTGCAAATTTGTTGACAACTGCTTCGTCCTGTCAAACACTCATCTACGTCTACAAGAAAGACAGTCAGAATTTACTCACATTATCTTAATAAAACTCTCCAGAAGAGAACATGGTGGGCTGTTACTTAACCCTACCTTTCTCGCATTGATGTCCGGTGTAATACGGTGGACATTCACATTGGTTTGGTCCAACACAAATTCCGCCATTTTGGCACCCGTGTCGACAAATGGCTATAAAATTGATATGTAACGAAT
The nucleotide sequence above comes from Magallana gigas chromosome 2, xbMagGiga1.1, whole genome shotgun sequence. Encoded proteins:
- the LOC105325225 gene encoding epidermal growth factor-like protein 8, which gives rise to MLQKEVNKEMLIWGFLIIVFTFEAVDSLPQEKVHSDARRVCTYQGDRIELIPTRQSYRRPFYSPKLCSNNDTCENSTRVYMRIAYRTVFRKRVIPGEYKRCCPGWTKENPRDLACLAPICRHGCQNGGICVGPNQCECPPYYTGHQCEKDVDECLTGRSSCQQICKNTIGGFECGCFHGFKSVDSYKCEFCPLCLPQLETMMNQVNTLQGRINMVEKEKEEMRGNFSVLERYYNDAMVQVEELKSYTTPPPTTTTEDPYEFDIISSLSDQISHLEEKIGSCDCGSRGRNSRRPRYRNGR